In Musa acuminata AAA Group cultivar baxijiao chromosome BXJ2-3, Cavendish_Baxijiao_AAA, whole genome shotgun sequence, the following proteins share a genomic window:
- the LOC103979220 gene encoding uncharacterized protein LOC103979220, with protein MADVDRRAPSGLIPAPYAAGLRRLSARAAPAPSPRSGLASFSPLADAVLSHLRAAGVTLLPGLSPAELAHAEAELSFAFPPDLRALLSLALPSAPGFPDWRQPRRLIPALRLPLAAASLQIRRRAAGADPARAALRRAPLLIPVFERCYLPVRPPLAGNPVFLVDESRISCCGVDLADFFRRQSLLPSSFPAPPLRRQLSAAEKTFLPPPPPSDSRRSLDSIAGKTPRWIEFWSDAAASDRRRQSASSASDPELFLEIRVKRLPDWVRSYLNRMGTVLKDGGWGEAEVAEMVEVTAATRFCDGRGDAAAVDGQVVLDALLLKAVRCSDSLRRAGWSSEEVSDVLGFDLRPEQRRRPPLKLPPEIAVKIGKLAEAVSRS; from the coding sequence ATGGCCGACGTCGACCGGAGGGCGCCCTCGGGGCTGATCCCGGCCCCCTACGCCGCCGGGCTCCGCCGCCTCTCCGCCCGCGCCGCCCCCGCCCCCTCCCCACGCTCCGGCCTCGCCTCCTTCTCCCCCCTTGCCGACGCCGTCCTCTCCCACCTGCGCGCCGCCGGCGTCACCCTCCTCCCGGGGCTCTCCCCCGCTGAGCTCGCCCACGCAGAGGCTGAGCTCTCCTTCGCCTTCCCCCCGGACCTGCGCGCCCTTCTCTCCCTCGCCCTCCCCTCCGCCCCCGGCTTTCCCGACTGGCGCCAGCCCCGCCGCCTCATCCCCGCCCTCCGACTCCCCCTCGCCGCTGCCTCCCTCCAGATCAGGCGCCGAGCCGCTGGCGCTGATCCAGCCCGCGCAGCCCTCCGCCGCGCTCCCCTCCTCATCCCCGTCTTCGAGCGCTGCTACCTCCCCGTCCGGCCCCCGCTCGCGGGGAACCCGGTCTTCCTCGTCGACGAGTCCCGCATCTCCTGCTGCGGCGTCGACCTCGCCGACTTCTTTCGCCGGCAGTCGCTGCTACCCTCCTCGTTCCCCGCCCCGCCGCTCCGCCGCCAGCTCTCAGCCGCCGAGAAAACCTTCCTGCCGCCGCCCCCACCGTCCGACTCGAGGCGGAGCCTCGACTCCATCGCCGGAAAAACTCCCCGCTGGATCGAGTTCTGGAGCGACGCCGCCGCCTCCGACCGCCGTCGCCAGAGCGCCTCTTCCGCCTCGGACCCGGAGCTGTTCCTGGAGATTCGAGTCAAAAGGCTCCCCGACTGGGTGAGGAGCTACTTGAACCGGATGGGGACGGTGCTGAAGGATGGCGGGTGGGGGGAGGCAGAGGTGGCGGAGATGGTGGAGGTGACGGCGGCGACCAGGTTCTGCGACGGCAGGGGAGACGCGGCGGCGGTCGACGGTCAGGTGGTTCTGGACGCGCTCCTGCTGAAGGCGGTCCGCTGCTCGGACTCGCTCCGGCGGGCGGGGTGGAGTTCCGAGGAGGTCTCCGATGTGCTGGGGTTCGACCTCCGGCCGGAGCAGCGGCGGAGGCCTCCACTGAAGCTACCACCGGAGATCGCCGTCAAGATTGGGAAGCTGGCCGAGGCGGTGTCCCGATCCTGA
- the LOC135607971 gene encoding uncharacterized protein LOC135607971 — translation MMHHRSTAHAVAYVPSPSRRSLRRRKGLRPSLGGFVLVLCLSTVFSVSVASGSCVDGSLRDICSGSTSFCFPSTLRGFGSLKEDSCKEPGFDAREGCASSEWRSGSVAAYKMVSGGAVSCRLVDTTGGIDGGPSSGGKNSGGDDVASCMAPLVPDVWIRTLSMMTAGLDDHDKDIYSGLFNGSSSVTVEISPPFLDWGENSLYTPSMAFLTVKNAYKNGVLDVYGPFSTDPQYYAYNFEKLQLAPGESASIAFIFLPRWVGSSSAHLVLQTSLGGFIIQARGVAVESPYKIEPLVGISIPSGKSLIRNLSIYNPFDDVLHVAEVSAWVSLAGQTDQSVHVVCQMDALQQSSTELDYFLTDNKLFRVENSKLVLRWLDIRPQKQWDLSAHKTEPILEMRLWPYTEGKIFGAICLKMWSSTKDRMNAVVLPLELEVHSNTNFSYLNGSISLDIESLETCNKRETVIISLRNDGEDLLSLINVSETTRSSKFFKVRYKEGLLLFPRTLTKIALVSYSSPVIPQKNVPNMPTENMECKLLIVTNDTANPVIKIPCLDVVYANSNSDHGSGIIVTDGSYISGLSHDEEEKYTNARIGSLQSLADASFAMKPKLPEASEADELILTNWKSQGTVTEVSVLEEDELLFPVVPVGSHFSKWISIHNPSQQPVIMQLVLNSGEVIDQCKSADELYEHTLSSRFTKIDSLETRLGFSTSDSAITEAFVHPSESALFGPVIFRPSNRCTWRSSALIRNNLSGVEWLPIRALGGSHLLILLEGSEPVRKLEFNFQLPINMSAAELLSHIENTSSLCSHRLSKEIYAKNIGELPLEVKKLQISGTDCALDGFRVQKCKSFTLEPGESVRLLISYEADFSTNVVHRDLELALATGIFVVPMKASLPVYMLNLCRKTFFQTVHWKASLLVFAAVSTLILLLICIVPHFFFLDTEEYYVKVDKSANTTSKAGKTSHLRSAKISRSYSEDENHKAEIVNEYHLCHNIALDSPKKTEEKQGFIHQKDITFSPPTVTAKPAEVFDNYNMLEVPQSGALTIRVVKEKGRRRKRRTIGSGFAAKLEVSSSQSGNSTPSSPLSPSASTPKQAWPLSPKSGVTLFAGVPSEQKQQKKHDAVDVIGIRVSETEEHRKQSPVTAKSAGNQTTSSPSVNSSGSVWFAHCVTAPSALATNSPIAPSARAPGPKSGKDKAIKMEENDGIRKEFTYDIWGNHFADSFLVRQKEYTTNMLDASEGDSQSFFARDPRSLMMMSSTRSVSPGQKSPVDDVTCLDQIN, via the exons ATGATGCATCACCGATCGACGGCACACGCTGTTGCTTACGTCCCCTCCCCCTCACG GCGATCGTTGCGGCGGCGGAAGGGGCTTCGTCCATCTCTTGGTGGGTTCGTTTTGGTTCTTTGCTTGTCGACTGTGTTCAGCGTATCGGTTGCTTCTGGTTCTTGCGTGGATGGTTCGCTTCGGGATATCTGCTCCGGTTCTACTTCCTTTTGCTTTCCTTCCACCCTAAGGGGTTTTGGGTCTCTGAAAGAGGACAGCTGCAAAGAACCTGGTTTTGATGCTCGGGAGGGCTGCGCGAGCTCGGAGTGGCGATCGGGAAGTGTTGCAGCTTACAAGATGGTCAGTGGAGGTGCTGTTTCTTGCCGTCTGGTGGACACGACGGGTGGCATCGACGGCGGGCCGAGCTCCGGTGGGAAGAATAGCGGTGGGGATGATGTTGCCTCGTGTATGGCGCCGCTTGTTCCCGATGTTTGGATTAGGACGCTGAGTATGATGACTGCTGGCCTCGACGACCATGACAAAGATATCTATTCGGGCCTTTTCAATGGCTCTTCATCTGTGACTGTGGAGATAAGTCCTCCTTTTTTAGATTGGGGGGAAAATAGTCTGTACACCCCTTCGATGGCGTTCTTGACTGTGAAGAACGCATACAAGAATGGTGTTTTGGATGTTTACGGTCCTTTTAGTACTGACCCCCAGTACTATGCTTATAATTTCGAGAAGCTACAATTGGCACCGGGTGAGTCTGCTTCGATTGCCTTCATTTTCTTGCCAAGATGGGTGGGTTCATCATCAGCACATCTAGTTCTCCAGACGAGTCTTGGGGGTTTCATAATTCAAGCTAGAGGAGTAGCTGTTGAGTCCCCCTACAAGATAGAGCCTTTAGTAGGAATTAGCATTCCTTCCGGTAAAAGTCTGATTAGGAACTTGTCGATTTATAATCCCTTTGATGATGTCCTTCACGTGGCGGAAGTGAGTGCATGGGTTTCATTAGCTGGACAAACAGACCAATCTGTGCATGTTGTTTGTCAAATGGATGCATTGCAGCAGTCGTCAACTGAGCTTGACTATTTTCTCACTGATAACAAATTGTTCAGAGTGGAGAATAGTAAATTGGTTTTGAGATGGCTGGATATTAGACCGCAGAAGCAGTGGGATCTATCTGCTCACAAGACTGAGCCAATATTAGAGATGAGATTGTGGCCTTATACAGAAGGAAAGATTTTTGGAGCTATCTGTTTAAAAATGTGGAGTTCCACCAAAGATAGAATGAATGCAGTTGTTCTTCCTTTGGAGTTAGAAGTGCATAGTAACACaaattttagttatttaaatggtTCAATTTCTTTAGATATTGAGTCTCTTGAGACCTGCAACAAGAGGGAGACTGTTATCATCTCTTTGAGAAATGATGGAGAGGACCTACTTAGTTTGATTAACGTTAGTGAGACTACAAGGAGCTCAAAGTTCTTCAAAGTTAGATATAAGGAAGGGTTATTGCTTTTTCCCAGAACTTTAACGAAAATAGCTTTGGTTAGTTATTCTAGTCCCGTTATTCCACAGAAAAATGTGCCTAATATGCCTACTGAAAATATGGAATGTAAATTACTAATAGTGACGAATGATACTGCCAATCCAGTGATCAAGATTCCATGCCTAGACGTGGTTTATGCCAATTCTAATAGTGATCATGGCTCAGGCATCATTGTGACAGATGGCTCATATATTAGTGGGCTATCACATGATGAAGAGGAAAAATATACAAATGCAAGAATAGGATCTTTACAAAGCCTTGCTGATGCATCCTTTGCCATGAAG CCAAAACTCCCGGAAGCATCTGAAGCAGATGAGTTGATACTTACAAACTGGAAATCTCAAGGCACTGTAACTGAGGTTTCTGTCCTCGAAGAAGATGAGCTGTTGTTTCCAGTGGTTCCTGTTGGGAGCCATTTCTCTAAATGGATCTCTATACATAATCCTAGCCAGCAACCTGTTATAATGCAACTCGTGCTTAACTCAGGAGAGGTCATTGATCAGTGCAAATCTGCTGATGAACTATATGAGCATACATTATCGAGTAGGTTTACTAAGATTGATTCTCTAGAAACTAGATTAGGGTTCTCAACGTCAGATTCAGCAATAACTGAGGCCTTTGTACATCCTTCTGAAAGTGCATTGTTTGGGCCAGTCATCTTTCGTCCCTCAAATAGATGTACATGGAGAAGCTCAGCTTTGATAAGGAATAATCTTTCTGGTGTAGAATGGTTACCTATTCGAGCACTTGGTGGGTCACATTTGCTCATCCTTCTTGAGGGGTCTGAACCTGTTAGGAAGCTTGAATTCAACTTTCAATTGCCAATTAACATGTCCGCTGCAGAATTGTTATCCCATATTGAAAACACTAGTTCTTTATGCAGCCATCGGCTATCCAAGGAGATATATGCAAAAAATATTGGTGAACTTCCTCTTGAGGTGAAGAAACTGCAAATTTCAGGAACTGATTGTGCCCTGGACGGGTTTAGGGtacagaaatgcaaaagttttactCTAGAACCAGGGGAATCAGTGAGGCTCCTAATTTCATACGAAGCAGACTTTTCTACAAATGTTGTTCACAGGGATCTTGAGCTAGCATTAGCTACCGGCATCTTTGTAGTACCTATGAAAGCAAGCCTTCCTGTCTATATGCTCAACCTTTGTAGGAAAACTTTTTTTCAAACAgtgcattggaaagcatctttactTGTATTTGCTGCTGTTTCAACACTTATTCTGTTGTTGATCTGCATTGTTCCGCACTTCTTTTTTTTGGATACTGAAGAATATTATGTCAAGGTTGATAAAAGCGCAAACACCACAAGCAAGGCTGGAAAAACTTCTCACCTTCGTAGTGCAAAAATATCCAG ATCATATAGTGAAGATGAGAACCATAAGGCTGAAATTGTCAATGAGTATCATTTATGTCACAACATTGCGCTTGACAGCCCTAAGAAGACAGAAGAGAAGCAAGGTTTTATTCATCAGAAGGATATCACATTCTCGCCACCGACAGTAACAGCTAAACCTGCAGAAGTTTTTGACAACTACAATATGTTAGAAGTGCCGCAAAGTGGTGCTCTCACCATAAGAGTtgttaaagaaaaaggaagaagacgaAAGAGAAGGACCATCGGAAGTGGATTTGCAGCAAAACTAGAAGTTTCTAGTAGTCAGAGCGGGAATTCTACACCATCATCACCCCTGTCCCCCAGTGCCTCCACTCCAAAGCAAGCATGGCCTCTTTCTCCTAAAAGTGGTGTCACCCTATTTGCTGGAGTACCGTCAGAACAGAAACAGCAGAAGAAACATGATGCAGTAGATGTCATAGGAATAAGAGTATCGGAAACTGAGGAGCATCGTAAGCAATCTCCAGTGACTGCAAAATCGGCTGGGAACCAAACTACATCGTCACCTTCTGTCAATTCTTCAGGATCTGTTTGGTTTGCTCATTGTGTCACTGCTCCTAGTGCCTTAGCCACAAATTCTCCAATTGCACCATCTGCTCGTGCTCCAGGGCCTAAGAGCGGCAAGGATAAAGCCATAAAAATGGAGGAAAATGATGGCATCCGAAAAGAGTTCACCTACGACATATGGGGAAATCATTTTGCAGACAGCTTCTTGGTTAGGCAAAAGGAGTATACAACTAACATGCTTGATGCTTCGGAAGGTGACTCTCAGAGCTTCTTTGCGAGAGATCCTCGGTCCCTCATGATGATGTCATCGACACGGTCTGTATCTCCCGGGCAAAAGTCGCCTGTTGATGATGTAACTTGCCTTGATCAAATAAACTAG
- the LOC135607972 gene encoding serine--tRNA ligase, chloroplastic/mitochondrial-like isoform X1 has product MISCGCFGGTTFHGLALAPSICRSPSMFSPLRTLTLTLAATNPHQRLLRRVLFPSIVRAFSSTALPTAPITKQEGKAAAKPQWKAAIDFKWIRDNKDVVAANIKNRNSNANLDLVLELYEKFLNLQKEVERLRAERNVVANKMKGKLEPSVRQALVEEGKNLKEGLVSLEEDLVQLTDQLRQEAQCLPNITHPDVPIGGEESSIIRKMVRSPWEFNFNIKDHLELGKDLDLFDFDAAAEVSGSKFYYLKNEAVLLEMGLINWAIAEVSKRGYIPLITPEIVRSSVVEKCGFQPRGQNTQVYSIENNDQCLIGTAEIPVGGIHMDSILPESALPLKYVAYSHCFRTEAGAAGTATRGLYRVHQFSKVEMFIFCRPEESNLYHEELIAIEEDLFSSLGLHFKTLDMATGDLGAPAYRKFDVEAWMPGLGRYGEISSASNCTDYQSRRLGIRYRPSDMPTTSKKGKGSNLAPTQFVHTLNATACAVPRMIICLLENFQQEDGAVVIPEPLRPYMGGLNVISPKAKTSQ; this is encoded by the exons ATGATATCATGCGGGTGCTTCGGAGGGACAACGTTCCACGGTCTCGCACTCGCTCCCTCTATCTGCCGCTCTCCGTCGATGTTCTCTCCTCtccgaaccctaaccctaacccttgcCGCCACGAATCCCCACCAACGCCTCCTCCGCAGGGTGCTCTTTCCTTCTATTGTTAGGGCCTTCTCTTCCACCGCCCTCCCCACGGCTCCCATCACGAAGCAAGAAGGAAAAG CTGCTGCAAAGCCGCAGTGGAAGGCCGCCATCGACTTCAAATGGATTAGGGACAACAAGGATGTTGTTGCTGCCAACATAAAGAACAGGAATTCCAATGCCAATTTGGATCTCGTTCTTGAGCTGTACGAGAAGTTCCTAAATCTTCAGAAG GAGGTTGAACGGCTTCGAGCTGAAAGAAATGTAGTCGCTAATAAAATGAAAGGGAAGCTAGAGCCATCTGTACGTCAAGCTCTTGTGGAAGAAG GAAAAAATTTGAAAGAAGGACTTGTTTCCCTGGAAGAAGATCTAGTTCAACTTACAGATCAGCTTCGACAGGAAGCACAGTGTCTACCAAATATAACACATCCAGATGTTCCTATAGGGGGTGAGGAGAGTTCCATAATCAGAAAGATG GTAAGAAGTCCGTGGGAGTTTAACTTTAACATTAAAGATCATCTTGAGCTAGGAAAGGATCTTGATTTGTTTGATTTTGATGCAGCAGCTGAG GTCAGTGGTTCAAAGTTTTATTATCTAAAGAATGAAGCAGTCTTATTAGAAATGGGCCTAATTAATTGGGCAATTGCAGAAGTTTCAAAACGGGGATATATACCTCTTATCACACCAGAAATTGTAAGATCATCTGTTGTTGAGAAGTGTGGCTTTCAGCCAAGGGGGCAAAATACACAG GTGTATTCTATCGAGAACAATGACCAGTGTCTCATTGGAACAGCAGAAATTCCTGTTGGAGGCATCCATATGGATTCAATTCTTCCTGAATCTGCTTTGCCTTTAAAGTATGTAGCCTACTCACACTGTTTTCGCACTGAAGCTGGTGCTGCAGGAACAGCGACAAG GGGCCTTTATAGAGTTCACCAGTTCAGCAAAGTTGAGATGTTTATATTCTGTCGTCCTGAGGAAAGTAACTTGTACCATGAAGAACTTATTGCCATTGAGGAAGACCTTTTCAGctctcttggacttcatttcaa gACTTTAGATATGGCAACAGGTGACTTGGGTGCACCTGCATATCGTAAGTTTGACGTGGAGGCATGGATGCCAGGATTAGGGCGGTACGGTGAA ATATCAAGTGCATCAAACTGCACAGATTACCAAAGCCGGAGGCTGGGCATCCGTTACCGTCCATCTGATATGCCAACAACCTCGAAGAAAGGCAAGGGCAGCAATCTGGCACCCACGCAGTTTGTTCATACCCTTAACGCGACAGCTTGTGCTGTTCCTCGCATGATCATATGTCTTTTAGAGAACTTCCAGCAAGAGGATGGTGCTGTAGTAATTCCGGAGCCGCTGAGGCCTTACATGGGAGGATTAAATGTCATCTCTCCGAAAGCCAAAACAAGTCAATGA
- the LOC135607972 gene encoding serine--tRNA ligase, chloroplastic/mitochondrial-like isoform X3 produces MKGKLEPSVRQALVEEGKNLKEGLVSLEEDLVQLTDQLRQEAQCLPNITHPDVPIGGEESSIIRKMVRSPWEFNFNIKDHLELGKDLDLFDFDAAAEVSGSKFYYLKNEAVLLEMGLINWAIAEVSKRGYIPLITPEIVRSSVVEKCGFQPRGQNTQVYSIENNDQCLIGTAEIPVGGIHMDSILPESALPLKYVAYSHCFRTEAGAAGTATRGLYRVHQFSKVEMFIFCRPEESNLYHEELIAIEEDLFSSLGLHFKTLDMATGDLGAPAYRKFDVEAWMPGLGRYGEISSASNCTDYQSRRLGIRYRPSDMPTTSKKGKGSNLAPTQFVHTLNATACAVPRMIICLLENFQQEDGAVVIPEPLRPYMGGLNVISPKAKTSQ; encoded by the exons ATGAAAGGGAAGCTAGAGCCATCTGTACGTCAAGCTCTTGTGGAAGAAG GAAAAAATTTGAAAGAAGGACTTGTTTCCCTGGAAGAAGATCTAGTTCAACTTACAGATCAGCTTCGACAGGAAGCACAGTGTCTACCAAATATAACACATCCAGATGTTCCTATAGGGGGTGAGGAGAGTTCCATAATCAGAAAGATG GTAAGAAGTCCGTGGGAGTTTAACTTTAACATTAAAGATCATCTTGAGCTAGGAAAGGATCTTGATTTGTTTGATTTTGATGCAGCAGCTGAG GTCAGTGGTTCAAAGTTTTATTATCTAAAGAATGAAGCAGTCTTATTAGAAATGGGCCTAATTAATTGGGCAATTGCAGAAGTTTCAAAACGGGGATATATACCTCTTATCACACCAGAAATTGTAAGATCATCTGTTGTTGAGAAGTGTGGCTTTCAGCCAAGGGGGCAAAATACACAG GTGTATTCTATCGAGAACAATGACCAGTGTCTCATTGGAACAGCAGAAATTCCTGTTGGAGGCATCCATATGGATTCAATTCTTCCTGAATCTGCTTTGCCTTTAAAGTATGTAGCCTACTCACACTGTTTTCGCACTGAAGCTGGTGCTGCAGGAACAGCGACAAG GGGCCTTTATAGAGTTCACCAGTTCAGCAAAGTTGAGATGTTTATATTCTGTCGTCCTGAGGAAAGTAACTTGTACCATGAAGAACTTATTGCCATTGAGGAAGACCTTTTCAGctctcttggacttcatttcaa gACTTTAGATATGGCAACAGGTGACTTGGGTGCACCTGCATATCGTAAGTTTGACGTGGAGGCATGGATGCCAGGATTAGGGCGGTACGGTGAA ATATCAAGTGCATCAAACTGCACAGATTACCAAAGCCGGAGGCTGGGCATCCGTTACCGTCCATCTGATATGCCAACAACCTCGAAGAAAGGCAAGGGCAGCAATCTGGCACCCACGCAGTTTGTTCATACCCTTAACGCGACAGCTTGTGCTGTTCCTCGCATGATCATATGTCTTTTAGAGAACTTCCAGCAAGAGGATGGTGCTGTAGTAATTCCGGAGCCGCTGAGGCCTTACATGGGAGGATTAAATGTCATCTCTCCGAAAGCCAAAACAAGTCAATGA
- the LOC135607972 gene encoding serine--tRNA ligase, chloroplastic/mitochondrial-like isoform X2, whose protein sequence is MISCGCFGGTTFHGLALAPSICRSPSMFSPLRTLTLTLAATNPHQRLLRRVLFPSIVRAFSSTALPTAPITKQEGKAAAKPQWKAAIDFKWIRDNKDVVAANIKNRNSNANLDLVLELYEKFLNLQKEVERLRAERNVVANKMKGKLEPSVRQALVEEGKNLKEGLVSLEEDLVQLTDQLRQEAQCLPNITHPDVPIGGEESSIIRKMVRSPWEFNFNIKDHLELGKDLDLFDFDAAAEVSGSKFYYLKNEAVLLEMGLINWAIAEVSKRGYIPLITPEIVRSSVVEKCGFQPRGQNTQVYSIENNDQCLIGTAEIPVGGIHMDSILPESALPLKYVAYSHCFRTEAGAAGTATRGLYRVHQFSKVEMFIFCRPEESNLYHEELIAIEEDLFSSLGLHFKTLDMATGDLGAPAYRKFDVEAWMPGLGRYQVHQTAQITKAGGWASVTVHLICQQPRRKARAAIWHPRSLFIPLTRQLVLFLA, encoded by the exons ATGATATCATGCGGGTGCTTCGGAGGGACAACGTTCCACGGTCTCGCACTCGCTCCCTCTATCTGCCGCTCTCCGTCGATGTTCTCTCCTCtccgaaccctaaccctaacccttgcCGCCACGAATCCCCACCAACGCCTCCTCCGCAGGGTGCTCTTTCCTTCTATTGTTAGGGCCTTCTCTTCCACCGCCCTCCCCACGGCTCCCATCACGAAGCAAGAAGGAAAAG CTGCTGCAAAGCCGCAGTGGAAGGCCGCCATCGACTTCAAATGGATTAGGGACAACAAGGATGTTGTTGCTGCCAACATAAAGAACAGGAATTCCAATGCCAATTTGGATCTCGTTCTTGAGCTGTACGAGAAGTTCCTAAATCTTCAGAAG GAGGTTGAACGGCTTCGAGCTGAAAGAAATGTAGTCGCTAATAAAATGAAAGGGAAGCTAGAGCCATCTGTACGTCAAGCTCTTGTGGAAGAAG GAAAAAATTTGAAAGAAGGACTTGTTTCCCTGGAAGAAGATCTAGTTCAACTTACAGATCAGCTTCGACAGGAAGCACAGTGTCTACCAAATATAACACATCCAGATGTTCCTATAGGGGGTGAGGAGAGTTCCATAATCAGAAAGATG GTAAGAAGTCCGTGGGAGTTTAACTTTAACATTAAAGATCATCTTGAGCTAGGAAAGGATCTTGATTTGTTTGATTTTGATGCAGCAGCTGAG GTCAGTGGTTCAAAGTTTTATTATCTAAAGAATGAAGCAGTCTTATTAGAAATGGGCCTAATTAATTGGGCAATTGCAGAAGTTTCAAAACGGGGATATATACCTCTTATCACACCAGAAATTGTAAGATCATCTGTTGTTGAGAAGTGTGGCTTTCAGCCAAGGGGGCAAAATACACAG GTGTATTCTATCGAGAACAATGACCAGTGTCTCATTGGAACAGCAGAAATTCCTGTTGGAGGCATCCATATGGATTCAATTCTTCCTGAATCTGCTTTGCCTTTAAAGTATGTAGCCTACTCACACTGTTTTCGCACTGAAGCTGGTGCTGCAGGAACAGCGACAAG GGGCCTTTATAGAGTTCACCAGTTCAGCAAAGTTGAGATGTTTATATTCTGTCGTCCTGAGGAAAGTAACTTGTACCATGAAGAACTTATTGCCATTGAGGAAGACCTTTTCAGctctcttggacttcatttcaa gACTTTAGATATGGCAACAGGTGACTTGGGTGCACCTGCATATCGTAAGTTTGACGTGGAGGCATGGATGCCAGGATTAGGGCG ATATCAAGTGCATCAAACTGCACAGATTACCAAAGCCGGAGGCTGGGCATCCGTTACCGTCCATCTGATATGCCAACAACCTCGAAGAAAGGCAAGGGCAGCAATCTGGCACCCACGCAGTTTGTTCATACCCTTAACGCGACAGCTTGTGCTGTTCCTCGCATGA